A stretch of Microbacterium sp. LWH3-1.2 DNA encodes these proteins:
- a CDS encoding transglycosylase domain-containing protein translates to MPDTKRTATGVLGGLAGLVGLSAAAGVLIAATVTPAVAITSTAAERAITMFDNLPSVLEIDKLMLPSNFYATNPETGEQTLLTKFLEQDRTPVNFDQINPVMYDALLSSEDPRYYQHGGIDLIGTTRALLSNAQGGGETQGGSSISQQYVKNVLIQKCEQNATTVYETDEAGEIVKDEATGLPIEKMSRDAALRQCWVDATTAEGSEGYTRKLQEMRYAISLEQKYSKNDILLGYMNIANFGGITYGIEAAARHYFNTNAASLTVAQAATLAGMVQNPNNYRIDKPGGSIFGSDGATFNKAPDGVIDEGAKLGALDALVASGEITEEQKLAAADGYTSTKVRQLYVLSRMLDDGKITREQYVEAAVWPITPTIVEPTTGCQAAGGAAYFCQYVKDVILNDEAFGATQDERRALLQRGGLNVYTTLDTRVQTTAQDAMTKYAPTAIDMPIGSTTPSPGRFGATSVSIEATTGRVLAIAQNTKFSEDASLSSDPNYASLVFAGDAKFGTSGGFPAGSTFKLFTLIDWLEKGHSVNETLNGTLHVFKRMKNSCSGDWVNGSNTLIKNFGNNRGYMGTPMRFTKDSLNTGFFAMAEKLDLCDIKNVATRMGVTQGNGNEVEMTNLNSIIGTNFVSPMAMAEAYATVANNGIYCQPQAIDRVTDSEGNELAKPARTCTQVIAPNVAATAAYALQGVMNSGGTGTGGNPGDGTPLIGKTGTHEEITTWMVESSTRVATATWVGNVQGGGDITKTSYNGNRLNQIRFPITRAIQGVANDIYPGGKFAAPDNELTKVQLTDLPNVVGKSVDEATKLLTDAGFTVEVGGPVDSDQPAGVVAAQNPGAGKVAGGSTVTINPSNGEGVTVPDVSGRTLDDAKKALRSAGFGNVGDGNCSVDASLGAQTKAGATNPAAGSVVNRNSSITVDYSAVICGGAGGRGPGNGDGDGDG, encoded by the coding sequence ATGCCTGATACCAAACGCACGGCCACCGGTGTGCTCGGCGGACTCGCCGGGCTCGTCGGCCTCAGTGCCGCAGCCGGTGTCCTCATTGCGGCGACCGTCACCCCCGCGGTCGCGATCACGAGCACCGCGGCAGAGCGCGCGATCACGATGTTCGACAATCTCCCGAGCGTCCTCGAGATCGACAAGCTCATGCTCCCGAGCAACTTCTACGCCACCAACCCCGAGACGGGCGAGCAGACACTGCTGACCAAGTTCCTCGAGCAGGACCGGACCCCGGTCAACTTCGACCAGATCAACCCGGTCATGTACGACGCACTCCTCTCCTCCGAGGACCCGCGTTATTACCAGCACGGCGGCATCGACCTCATCGGAACGACGCGCGCCCTCCTGTCCAACGCGCAGGGCGGCGGCGAGACGCAGGGTGGCTCGTCTATCAGCCAGCAGTACGTGAAGAACGTGCTGATCCAGAAATGCGAGCAGAACGCCACGACGGTGTACGAGACCGACGAGGCGGGAGAGATCGTCAAGGACGAGGCAACCGGCCTGCCGATCGAGAAGATGAGCCGCGACGCGGCACTGCGCCAATGCTGGGTCGACGCCACGACGGCCGAGGGCTCGGAGGGATATACCCGCAAGCTGCAGGAGATGCGCTACGCCATCTCGCTCGAGCAGAAATACTCGAAGAACGACATACTGCTCGGGTACATGAACATCGCCAACTTCGGTGGCATCACGTACGGCATCGAGGCCGCGGCACGCCACTACTTCAACACCAACGCGGCGAGCCTCACGGTCGCGCAGGCGGCGACGCTCGCCGGCATGGTGCAGAACCCGAACAACTACCGCATCGACAAGCCGGGCGGCTCGATCTTCGGCTCCGACGGCGCGACCTTCAACAAGGCGCCGGATGGAGTCATCGACGAGGGCGCCAAGCTCGGCGCCCTCGACGCGCTCGTGGCGAGCGGGGAGATCACCGAAGAGCAGAAGCTGGCTGCCGCCGACGGCTACACCTCGACGAAGGTGCGCCAGCTCTACGTGCTGAGCCGGATGCTCGACGACGGCAAGATCACGCGCGAGCAGTACGTCGAGGCCGCGGTCTGGCCCATCACGCCGACCATCGTCGAGCCGACCACGGGCTGCCAGGCGGCCGGCGGCGCCGCGTACTTCTGTCAGTACGTGAAGGACGTGATCCTGAACGACGAAGCGTTCGGAGCGACGCAGGACGAGCGCCGGGCGCTGCTGCAGCGCGGCGGGCTGAACGTCTACACCACGCTCGACACCCGCGTGCAGACGACGGCGCAGGACGCGATGACGAAGTACGCCCCCACGGCGATCGACATGCCGATCGGCAGCACCACTCCCTCTCCCGGCCGCTTCGGGGCAACCTCCGTGAGTATCGAAGCGACGACGGGGCGCGTTCTCGCGATCGCGCAGAACACGAAGTTCAGCGAGGATGCCTCGCTCTCGAGCGACCCGAACTACGCATCGCTGGTCTTCGCCGGTGACGCGAAATTCGGCACGTCCGGCGGGTTCCCTGCTGGTTCGACGTTCAAGCTGTTCACGCTCATCGACTGGCTCGAGAAGGGGCATTCGGTCAACGAGACGCTGAACGGTACGCTGCACGTCTTCAAGAGGATGAAGAACTCATGCTCGGGTGACTGGGTCAACGGGTCGAACACCCTCATCAAGAACTTCGGCAACAACAGGGGCTACATGGGCACGCCCATGCGCTTCACGAAGGACTCCCTCAACACCGGATTCTTCGCCATGGCGGAGAAGCTCGATCTCTGCGACATCAAGAACGTCGCCACGCGAATGGGCGTGACCCAGGGGAACGGGAACGAGGTCGAGATGACCAACCTGAACTCCATCATCGGCACGAACTTCGTCTCGCCCATGGCGATGGCCGAGGCCTACGCGACCGTCGCCAACAACGGCATCTACTGCCAGCCCCAGGCCATCGACCGCGTGACCGACTCCGAGGGCAACGAGCTGGCCAAACCCGCACGCACGTGCACCCAGGTCATCGCCCCCAACGTCGCGGCGACTGCGGCGTACGCGCTGCAGGGCGTGATGAACTCGGGCGGCACCGGCACCGGCGGCAACCCTGGCGACGGCACGCCCCTGATCGGCAAGACGGGTACGCACGAAGAGATCACGACGTGGATGGTGGAGTCCAGCACACGCGTGGCAACGGCGACGTGGGTCGGCAACGTTCAGGGTGGCGGTGACATCACCAAGACGTCGTACAACGGGAACCGTCTGAACCAGATCCGCTTCCCGATCACACGAGCCATCCAAGGCGTCGCTAACGACATCTATCCCGGTGGGAAGTTCGCTGCTCCCGACAATGAGCTGACGAAGGTACAGCTCACCGATCTGCCCAACGTCGTCGGCAAGTCGGTCGACGAAGCGACGAAGCTCCTGACCGACGCGGGCTTCACCGTCGAGGTCGGCGGACCGGTCGATTCCGACCAGCCCGCGGGCGTCGTTGCGGCTCAGAACCCCGGAGCGGGCAAGGTCGCGGGCGGCAGCACCGTCACGATCAACCCCAGTAACGGCGAGGGTGTCACCGTGCCCGACGTGTCGGGACGGACGCTCGACGATGCGAAGAAGGCGCTGCGCAGCGCCGGCTTCGGCAACGTCGGCGACGGCAACTGCTCCGTCGATGCCAGCCTCGGCGCGCAGACCAAGGCCGGCGCGACGAACCCGGCTGCCGGCTCGGTCGTAAACCGCAACTCCTCGATCACCGTCGATTACTCCGCCGTGATCTGCGGCGGAGCCGGGGGCCGGGGTCCCGGCAACGGCGACGGCGACGGCGACGGCTAG
- a CDS encoding metallophosphoesterase, producing MPSSATRTALTVLGTVGAVGAGAAIWGVGIERYLFTVRFHEVPVLPTGASPIRVLHLSDAHMAPWQHRKQDWIAALAELQPDLVVNTGDNMGHFDGLRGLRRAFDPLRGVPGVFVHGSNDHAAPSPRNPFRYFTGPSKAKHTAEPLDTEALDDYLTRELGWLDLNNKVGSLDAAGLRIAAFGVSDAHRHWDRLEALPEPLAALRAEESADLSIGVTHAPYRRVLDDFVDLGADVIFGGHTHGGQVRIPGFGALVANCDIPLRQARGLSAWKQDGRAVPLNVSAGIGHSIYAPVRFACRPEASLLTLIPRA from the coding sequence GTGCCTTCCTCAGCAACGCGCACCGCCCTCACTGTGCTCGGCACGGTGGGGGCGGTCGGCGCGGGCGCCGCGATCTGGGGTGTCGGCATCGAGCGCTACCTCTTCACGGTCCGCTTCCATGAGGTTCCTGTGCTCCCCACCGGCGCATCGCCGATCCGCGTCCTCCACCTCTCCGACGCGCACATGGCGCCCTGGCAGCACCGCAAGCAGGACTGGATCGCCGCGCTCGCCGAGCTCCAGCCCGACCTCGTCGTCAACACCGGAGACAACATGGGCCACTTCGATGGCCTTCGCGGACTCCGCCGCGCGTTCGATCCGCTGCGTGGCGTCCCCGGCGTCTTCGTGCACGGCTCCAACGACCACGCCGCGCCGTCGCCTCGAAACCCGTTCCGGTACTTCACGGGACCGTCGAAGGCGAAGCACACCGCGGAACCACTCGACACCGAAGCGCTGGACGACTACCTCACTCGAGAACTCGGCTGGCTCGACCTCAACAACAAGGTCGGGTCGTTGGATGCCGCGGGCTTGCGCATCGCCGCGTTCGGCGTGAGCGACGCCCATCGTCACTGGGACCGCCTCGAGGCGCTCCCCGAGCCGCTGGCGGCGCTTCGCGCCGAGGAGTCCGCCGACCTGTCGATCGGCGTCACCCACGCGCCCTACCGTCGTGTGCTCGACGACTTCGTCGACCTCGGTGCCGACGTGATCTTCGGCGGCCACACGCATGGCGGCCAGGTCCGCATCCCCGGTTTCGGCGCGCTCGTCGCCAACTGCGACATCCCGCTGCGTCAGGCGCGGGGGCTCAGTGCGTGGAAGCAGGACGGCCGCGCGGTGCCGCTCAATGTCAGCGCGGGCATCGGCCACTCGATCTACGCGCCGGTGCGCTTCGCCTGCCGTCCCGAGGCGTCGCTCCTCACGCTGATTCCGCGGGCATAG
- a CDS encoding HAD-IIB family hydrolase has protein sequence MVDSTTPPLLVAFDLDDTLAPSKSEIDPRIGELLIALAERVEVAIISGGQLQQFTAQVVDRLPDASADALARLHLLPTCGTQYYRLTADEVVTVYKRSLTDDQKSRALAAVEGEARRLGLWESETWGDILEDRGSQITFSALGQKAPVSAKTAWDPTGERKNSLRAAVAALLPDLEVRSGGSTSVDITERGIDKAYGMRQLAEQTGISLDDMLFVGDRLDPDGNDYPVLAMGVRCQAVDGWEETVVYLEQLIPTLPVRV, from the coding sequence ATGGTCGACAGCACCACCCCGCCCCTTCTCGTCGCGTTCGATCTCGACGACACGCTCGCACCCTCGAAGAGCGAGATCGACCCGCGCATCGGAGAACTGCTGATCGCTCTCGCCGAGCGCGTCGAGGTGGCGATCATCTCCGGCGGCCAGCTCCAGCAGTTCACTGCGCAGGTCGTCGACCGCCTTCCCGATGCCTCCGCCGACGCCCTCGCGCGTCTGCACCTGCTGCCCACGTGCGGCACGCAGTATTACCGGCTCACGGCGGACGAGGTCGTCACGGTCTACAAGCGCTCGCTCACGGACGACCAGAAGTCCCGCGCCCTCGCCGCCGTCGAGGGCGAAGCACGCCGTCTCGGGCTCTGGGAGTCCGAGACGTGGGGCGACATTCTCGAGGACCGGGGTTCGCAGATCACCTTCTCGGCACTCGGCCAGAAGGCTCCCGTGTCGGCCAAGACCGCCTGGGACCCCACCGGCGAGAGGAAGAACAGCCTGCGCGCCGCGGTTGCGGCGCTGCTGCCCGATCTCGAGGTGCGCTCGGGCGGCTCGACCTCGGTCGACATCACCGAGCGGGGCATCGACAAGGCGTACGGCATGCGGCAGCTCGCCGAGCAGACCGGCATCTCCCTCGACGACATGCTGTTCGTCGGCGACCGTCTCGATCCCGACGGCAACGACTACCCCGTCCTCGCGATGGGCGTGCGCTGCCAGGCCGTCGACGGCTGGGAAGAGACGGTCGTCTACCTCGAGCAGCTCATCCCCACGCTTCCCGTCCGCGTCTGA
- a CDS encoding alpha-hydroxy acid oxidase, whose protein sequence is MVTRQFPNPKELLELMQFKKPELDGKKRRLESALTIHDLRDIAKRRTPKAAFDYTDGAAEGELSLSRARQAFEDIEFHPDVLRPAENVDMSTEILGGPSAMPFGIAPTGFTRLMQTEGEVAGAAAAGAAGIPFTLSTLGTTSIEGVKAANPNGRNWFQLYIMRDREISYGLARRAAEAGFDTLQFTVDTPVAGARLRDKRNGFSIPPQLTLGTIVNAIPRPWWWYDFLTTPKLEFASLSTTGGTVGELLNSAMDPTISYDDLAIIREIWPGKIVVKGVQNVADSKRLIDAGVDGIILSNHGGRQLDRAPIPFRLLPEVVREVGKDATVMVDTGIMNGADIVASIALGARFTLIGRAYLYGLMAGGRQGVDRTIAILRSEIERTMKLLGVSSIAELEPRHVTQLQRLVPVAVPAPTAEAAASTARPRAARATTASSAAKADAAASRPAKAPAAKSTAPRAKA, encoded by the coding sequence ATGGTCACCCGCCAGTTCCCCAACCCCAAGGAGCTCCTCGAGCTCATGCAGTTCAAGAAGCCCGAGCTCGACGGCAAGAAGCGCCGCCTGGAGTCCGCGCTCACGATCCACGACCTTCGCGACATCGCGAAGCGCCGCACGCCGAAGGCCGCCTTCGACTACACCGACGGCGCGGCCGAGGGCGAACTGTCGCTCTCTCGCGCACGCCAGGCGTTCGAAGACATCGAGTTCCACCCCGATGTGCTGCGCCCCGCTGAGAACGTCGACATGTCGACGGAGATCCTCGGTGGCCCGTCCGCCATGCCCTTCGGCATCGCTCCGACCGGCTTCACGCGGCTCATGCAGACGGAGGGCGAGGTCGCCGGCGCCGCAGCTGCCGGTGCCGCCGGCATCCCGTTCACGCTCTCGACGCTCGGCACGACGTCCATCGAGGGCGTGAAGGCGGCCAACCCGAACGGACGCAACTGGTTCCAGCTGTACATCATGCGGGACCGCGAGATCTCGTACGGCCTGGCCCGCCGCGCCGCCGAGGCCGGCTTCGACACGCTGCAGTTCACGGTCGACACGCCGGTCGCGGGCGCGCGCCTGCGCGACAAGCGCAACGGCTTCTCGATCCCGCCGCAGCTCACGCTCGGCACCATCGTCAACGCCATTCCGCGTCCGTGGTGGTGGTACGACTTCCTCACCACTCCGAAGCTCGAGTTCGCGTCGCTGTCGACGACGGGCGGCACTGTGGGGGAGTTGCTCAATTCGGCGATGGATCCGACGATCAGCTACGACGACCTCGCGATCATCCGCGAGATCTGGCCGGGCAAGATCGTGGTCAAGGGCGTGCAGAACGTCGCCGACTCGAAGCGGCTCATCGATGCGGGCGTCGACGGCATCATCCTGTCGAACCACGGCGGCCGTCAGCTCGATCGCGCCCCGATCCCGTTCCGCCTCCTGCCTGAGGTCGTGCGCGAGGTCGGCAAGGACGCCACGGTCATGGTCGACACCGGCATCATGAACGGTGCGGACATCGTCGCGTCGATCGCCCTCGGAGCCAGGTTCACGCTCATCGGCCGCGCGTACCTCTACGGCCTGATGGCGGGCGGACGCCAGGGCGTCGACCGCACCATCGCCATCCTGCGCAGCGAGATCGAGCGCACGATGAAGCTCCTGGGCGTGTCCTCCATCGCCGAGCTCGAGCCGCGACACGTCACGCAGCTCCAGCGCCTGGTCCCCGTGGCGGTGCCGGCACCCACCGCCGAGGCGGCCGCGTCGACCGCGCGCCCTCGCGCCGCTCGTGCCACGACGGCGTCGAGCGCAGCGAAGGCGGATGCTGCAGCATCCCGTCCTGCGAAGGCTCCGGCTGCGAAGAGCACCGCTCCGCGCGCCAAGGCCTGA
- a CDS encoding FadR/GntR family transcriptional regulator yields MADTPTPPALAPARAWRVVLEKIETDLLNGILKPGDRLAPERELAATLGVGRSSVREALRVLEVMGLIRTGTGSGPTSGAIIIATPEGGMSALLRLQVAAQGFPFDDVVATRLVLESAVVDALAAAPSRSTARARELLDAMDADDLTTPEFLALDAQLHLALAEASGNVVIAAMMAGLRTAIESYVQAGAAGLAEWDAAADRLRHEHHAILDAVDAGDPTLARTLVHDHIVGYYAAAGLAHSTAARTQI; encoded by the coding sequence GTGGCCGACACCCCGACTCCGCCCGCGCTCGCGCCCGCACGCGCGTGGCGCGTCGTGCTCGAGAAGATCGAGACCGACCTGCTCAACGGCATCCTCAAGCCCGGTGACCGGCTCGCCCCCGAGCGGGAGCTCGCCGCGACGCTCGGCGTGGGGCGTTCCAGCGTGCGCGAAGCCTTGCGCGTGCTCGAGGTGATGGGGCTCATCCGCACCGGCACCGGGTCGGGGCCGACCTCCGGCGCCATCATCATCGCGACGCCCGAAGGCGGCATGTCGGCGCTGCTGCGACTGCAGGTCGCCGCGCAGGGCTTCCCGTTCGACGACGTCGTCGCCACGCGCCTCGTGCTCGAGTCGGCCGTCGTCGACGCCCTCGCCGCAGCGCCTTCTCGTTCGACCGCCCGGGCGCGGGAGCTGCTCGACGCGATGGATGCCGACGACCTCACCACTCCCGAGTTCCTCGCCCTCGACGCCCAGCTGCACCTCGCCCTCGCCGAGGCATCGGGCAACGTCGTGATCGCGGCGATGATGGCCGGCCTGCGAACGGCGATCGAGTCGTACGTGCAGGCGGGCGCGGCGGGTCTCGCGGAATGGGACGCAGCGGCAGACCGTCTGCGCCACGAGCACCACGCGATCCTCGACGCCGTCGACGCGGGTGACCCGACGCTCGCCCGCACCCTCGTCCACGACCACATCGTCGGCTACTACGCAGCGGCGGGTCTCGCCCACTCGACCGCCGCACGCACCCAGATCTGA
- a CDS encoding DUF1295 domain-containing protein has protein sequence MDPLLLVLIVAGVAATFCWITSLVTKETSWIDRLWSIVPVIYVWIFALAALVAGVDATRLIVMALLVTAWGARLTFNFARKGGYTGMEDYRWAILRGRMTLWQFQLFNVFFIVLFQSALLVLISLPAYIAWQHPVPFTGWDAAFAMLFAAFLVGETVADQQQWAFHQAKKAAGGALEPGFVTTGLFAYSRHPNFFFEQAQWWAFYALGAAALVAAGGSWLNWTIAGAALLTVLFIGSTVFTESISASKYPAYREYQRATSMLIPLPRRRGRAPETA, from the coding sequence ATGGACCCCCTCCTCCTCGTCCTCATCGTCGCGGGCGTCGCCGCCACGTTCTGCTGGATCACGTCGCTCGTCACGAAAGAGACGTCCTGGATCGACCGGCTGTGGTCGATCGTGCCCGTGATCTACGTGTGGATCTTCGCCCTCGCGGCTCTCGTCGCCGGGGTCGACGCGACGCGGCTCATCGTGATGGCGCTCCTCGTCACGGCCTGGGGCGCACGACTGACGTTCAACTTCGCCCGCAAGGGCGGCTACACCGGCATGGAGGACTATCGCTGGGCGATCCTGCGCGGCCGTATGACGCTTTGGCAGTTCCAGCTCTTCAACGTCTTCTTCATCGTGCTCTTCCAGAGCGCGCTGCTCGTGCTCATCTCCCTTCCCGCCTACATCGCGTGGCAGCATCCCGTGCCCTTCACCGGATGGGATGCCGCTTTCGCAATGCTGTTCGCCGCGTTCCTGGTCGGCGAGACCGTCGCGGATCAGCAGCAGTGGGCGTTCCACCAGGCCAAGAAGGCGGCGGGCGGCGCGCTCGAACCCGGCTTCGTCACCACGGGACTGTTCGCGTACAGTCGGCACCCGAACTTCTTCTTCGAGCAGGCCCAGTGGTGGGCGTTCTACGCGCTCGGCGCGGCGGCGCTCGTCGCCGCCGGCGGCAGCTGGCTCAACTGGACGATCGCGGGCGCGGCTTTGCTGACGGTCCTCTTCATCGGTTCCACGGTGTTCACGGAGTCGATCTCGGCGTCGAAGTACCCGGCCTACCGGGAGTACCAGCGCGCGACGTCGATGCTGATCCCGCTCCCCCGGCGACGCGGACGCGCGCCCGAGACGGCCTGA
- a CDS encoding thymidine kinase has protein sequence MAKLYFRYGAMNSGKSTSLLQAAYNYEERGQHVILAKPAIDTKGADQIDSRLGVKRTVDFLVRPDDDIRALFAQHRARVKAEAADTLVPEADEHEVDIACLLIDEAQFLTRAQVDDLLRIVVFDGVPVLAYGIRTDFQTQAFPGSARLLELAHSLEELKTICRCGRKALFNARLVGGRFVFDGDQVAIDELTADRVTYESLCAEDYLRASGGRLE, from the coding sequence GTGGCCAAGCTCTACTTCCGCTACGGGGCGATGAACTCCGGCAAGTCGACATCGCTCCTGCAGGCCGCGTACAACTACGAGGAGCGCGGGCAGCACGTGATCCTCGCCAAACCCGCCATCGACACCAAGGGCGCCGACCAGATCGACAGCCGCCTCGGCGTGAAGCGCACCGTCGACTTCCTGGTGCGACCCGACGACGACATCCGCGCATTGTTCGCGCAGCACCGCGCCCGGGTGAAGGCCGAGGCGGCAGACACGCTCGTCCCCGAAGCCGACGAGCACGAAGTCGACATCGCGTGCCTGCTCATCGACGAGGCCCAGTTCCTGACCCGCGCGCAGGTCGACGATCTGCTCCGCATCGTCGTGTTCGACGGGGTGCCGGTGCTGGCATACGGCATCCGTACGGACTTCCAGACCCAGGCCTTCCCGGGCTCGGCCCGGTTGCTCGAGCTCGCCCACAGCCTCGAGGAGCTGAAGACCATCTGCCGGTGCGGACGCAAGGCGCTCTTCAACGCCCGTCTCGTCGGCGGTCGCTTCGTGTTCGACGGCGATCAGGTCGCGATCGACGAGCTCACGGCCGATCGGGTCACGTACGAGTCGCTGTGCGCCGAGGACTACCTGCGCGCGTCGGGCGGTCGTCTGGAGTGA
- a CDS encoding DUF2207 family protein — translation MSVSRRGWRRWGIAAGALVALVVAGAITLGVAGAAATPAAIAARESERPGVLGALAPASVDDFTFDSFQADYWLVRGTGDRTRLLTTETIVARFPDFDQNKGMVRSLPVVDSGIDLGTVVYTVTGADGATIPWWTERDGDWIYVLTGDDSYVRGAQTYVITYEMSDVVLRYEDTAADEFYWDTVGTDHAQPFDVVTADVHVATDAAAGLIDGRAFCYTGPAGSTEQCTIERATEPESLPDAVQAWAQAVGSSATSAVAFTAGDEGLGPYENVTVALGFEQGTFAAPSPPPPPPYPWWLWILPALALLSGIGGLVFVLVVKAVARRNPDRSPLIVQYTPPDDESLTLSAGVLDVPERALAAHVVDLAVKDAVEIRAIGDRQDADDFEVILRETTGLDSDERRIVDTLFGRNAEPGADVDLGAFARKPPSRAVTYVRRIDEFTVQRGYRSKLPAWITALRGFILFAGLPLAMLLIFFADVVYIVLEPLGSLGNLIYFAAVGSAFFAFIGLPFFSLPKSVLTVAGGTHKTYLDGIREYLQLAEEDRLRAAQSPQTADLVSAGRRPYGDASGAPGASVVNLYERLLPYAVLFGMERDWVDVIRAAGAAEATARVALFDAVNSRSLSDASSSIGRLAATPVSRPGSSSSSSSSSSWSSSGGSSGGGFSGGGGGGGGFGGR, via the coding sequence ATGTCGGTGTCACGACGCGGATGGCGTCGCTGGGGGATCGCCGCGGGAGCGCTCGTCGCACTCGTCGTCGCGGGCGCGATCACGCTGGGCGTCGCCGGCGCAGCCGCAACGCCCGCCGCCATCGCGGCGCGGGAGAGCGAACGCCCAGGGGTGCTGGGCGCGTTGGCGCCGGCATCCGTCGACGACTTCACGTTCGACTCGTTCCAGGCCGACTACTGGCTCGTCCGCGGCACCGGCGATCGCACCCGGCTGCTCACGACCGAGACCATCGTCGCGCGCTTCCCGGACTTCGACCAGAACAAGGGGATGGTGCGGTCGCTGCCCGTCGTCGACAGCGGCATCGACCTCGGCACGGTCGTCTACACAGTGACGGGCGCGGACGGCGCGACGATCCCCTGGTGGACCGAGCGCGACGGCGACTGGATCTACGTACTCACCGGCGACGACTCGTACGTGCGCGGCGCGCAGACCTACGTCATCACATATGAGATGAGCGACGTCGTGCTGCGCTACGAAGACACCGCGGCCGACGAGTTCTACTGGGACACCGTCGGCACCGACCACGCGCAGCCGTTCGACGTGGTCACCGCCGACGTGCATGTGGCGACGGATGCTGCCGCCGGCCTGATCGACGGGCGCGCGTTCTGCTACACCGGCCCCGCCGGATCCACCGAGCAGTGCACGATCGAGCGGGCTACCGAACCGGAATCGCTGCCGGACGCCGTCCAGGCGTGGGCGCAGGCCGTCGGTTCGTCGGCGACGAGCGCGGTGGCCTTCACCGCCGGCGATGAAGGCCTCGGCCCGTACGAGAATGTCACGGTGGCGCTCGGCTTCGAGCAGGGCACGTTCGCAGCGCCCAGCCCGCCCCCGCCGCCGCCCTACCCGTGGTGGCTGTGGATCCTCCCGGCCCTCGCCTTGCTCTCCGGCATCGGGGGGCTCGTCTTCGTGCTCGTGGTGAAGGCAGTCGCGCGCCGCAACCCCGACCGGTCGCCGCTGATCGTGCAGTACACGCCTCCCGACGACGAGTCGCTGACGCTGTCGGCCGGTGTGCTGGACGTTCCGGAACGGGCACTGGCCGCGCACGTGGTCGACCTGGCAGTGAAGGACGCCGTCGAGATCCGGGCGATCGGCGACCGCCAGGACGCCGACGACTTCGAGGTCATCCTGCGCGAGACGACCGGGCTCGACAGCGACGAGCGGCGAATCGTCGACACGCTGTTCGGGCGCAACGCCGAACCCGGCGCGGACGTCGACCTCGGCGCGTTCGCACGCAAGCCGCCGTCCCGCGCCGTCACCTACGTGCGGCGGATCGACGAGTTCACCGTGCAGCGCGGCTATCGGAGCAAGCTTCCGGCGTGGATCACCGCGCTGCGCGGCTTCATTCTCTTCGCAGGGCTGCCGCTGGCGATGCTCCTCATCTTCTTCGCCGACGTCGTCTACATCGTGCTCGAGCCGCTCGGGTCGCTCGGCAACCTGATCTACTTCGCGGCGGTCGGCAGCGCCTTCTTCGCCTTCATCGGGCTGCCGTTCTTCTCCCTCCCCAAGTCGGTGCTCACCGTGGCAGGGGGGACGCACAAGACCTATCTCGACGGCATACGCGAGTACCTGCAGCTTGCGGAGGAAGACCGTCTGCGCGCGGCGCAGTCGCCGCAGACCGCCGATCTCGTGTCGGCGGGTCGCCGCCCCTACGGCGACGCGTCGGGCGCTCCTGGCGCGTCGGTCGTGAATCTCTACGAACGGCTGCTGCCGTACGCCGTGCTGTTCGGCATGGAGCGGGACTGGGTGGACGTCATCCGCGCAGCGGGGGCGGCCGAGGCGACTGCGCGAGTCGCCTTGTTCGATGCCGTGAACTCGCGGTCGCTGTCCGACGCGTCATCGTCGATCGGGCGGCTCGCGGCCACACCGGTGTCGCGTCCCGGCTCGTCGTCGAGTTCGTCCTCGAGCTCGAGCTGGTCGTCATCGGGCGGATCGTCGGGTGGCGGGTTCTCCGGGGGTGGGGGCGGCGGCGGAGGCTTCGGCGGGCGCTGA